Proteins encoded in a region of the Campylobacter geochelonis genome:
- the pglF gene encoding UDP-N-acetylglucosamine 4,6-dehydratase (configuration-retaining) produces the protein MKLSEIFKPTKLRRIIFFITCDIFVSILATICAFFLRFNGDIPNEFYKGLLLGCVVLAALKIIFLWTFKIYTVPWRFFGLYEAKKIFYVHLIVMAIFAVIFAIFSDIFQPFPRSVIIIDAALSYILISGVRISKRLFFDNAKITSSNEPCVVIGATKKALHVLKGMKEGYINYYAVGVFDDRKSMVGTSCENFVVQPKSKLANLIKSDEVKTAIIALKLEQDELKKLYDELIGYGIKDVKIFSLIGDEESKIRDISIEDLLARKPKDLDDSAVKEFLHDKVILVTGAGVTIGSEICKQCLKFGAKCLIMVDHSEFNLYKIDQETNSDDRNILKMVNIVDLAEIEEVFGELKPEVVIHAAAYKHVPLCELNPHMAVKNNIIGTKNIVDMSKKYGVKKVVIISTDKAVRPTNIMGTTKRICEIYALNSSQIGKTEIVAVRFGNVLGSSGSVIPKFKSQIKANHALSVTHPDIVRYFMLVSEACQLVLQAASIAKGGELFVLDMGEQVKIVDLAKKMLQLANKAELGIEFVGLRPGEKLYEEVLIDENDKKTEFESIFVTSSSSYDLEKLNLQIKEILNSQGDEVALKLKEIVPEFNHALNKKEN, from the coding sequence ATGAAACTAAGTGAAATTTTTAAACCGACTAAATTAAGGCGAATCATATTTTTTATAACATGCGATATATTCGTATCGATTTTAGCGACTATTTGTGCATTTTTTCTTAGATTTAACGGAGATATACCAAATGAGTTTTATAAAGGTTTGCTTTTAGGTTGCGTAGTTCTAGCAGCTCTTAAGATTATATTTTTGTGGACTTTTAAAATTTATACCGTTCCGTGGCGATTTTTTGGGCTTTATGAGGCTAAAAAGATATTTTATGTTCATCTTATAGTTATGGCGATTTTCGCTGTGATTTTTGCTATCTTTTCAGATATTTTTCAGCCATTTCCACGAAGTGTTATCATTATAGACGCGGCACTTTCCTATATCCTTATAAGTGGAGTTAGAATTTCAAAAAGGCTATTTTTTGATAATGCTAAAATCACATCTAGCAATGAGCCTTGCGTTGTTATAGGAGCTACAAAAAAGGCGCTTCACGTGCTAAAAGGCATGAAAGAGGGTTATATAAACTACTACGCGGTTGGCGTTTTTGATGATAGAAAAAGCATGGTTGGAACAAGTTGTGAGAATTTTGTCGTTCAACCAAAGTCAAAATTAGCAAATTTGATAAAAAGCGATGAGGTTAAAACTGCGATTATAGCCTTAAAACTTGAGCAAGATGAGCTTAAAAAACTCTATGATGAGCTTATAGGTTATGGCATAAAAGATGTTAAAATTTTCTCACTTATCGGAGATGAAGAGAGTAAAATCAGAGATATTTCTATCGAGGATTTGCTAGCTAGAAAGCCAAAAGATTTAGATGATAGCGCGGTTAAAGAGTTTTTACACGATAAAGTTATCCTTGTAACTGGAGCTGGTGTGACTATCGGAAGTGAGATTTGCAAGCAGTGTTTGAAATTTGGTGCAAAATGCCTTATCATGGTAGATCATAGCGAATTTAACCTTTATAAAATCGACCAAGAAACAAATAGCGATGATAGAAATATCCTTAAAATGGTAAATATCGTTGATTTAGCCGAGATTGAAGAGGTATTTGGTGAGTTAAAACCAGAAGTAGTTATCCACGCTGCTGCTTACAAACATGTTCCGCTTTGTGAGTTAAATCCGCATATGGCGGTTAAAAACAACATTATCGGCACAAAAAACATAGTTGATATGTCTAAAAAATATGGTGTTAAAAAAGTCGTTATCATCTCAACAGACAAAGCCGTTCGCCCAACAAATATCATGGGAACAACAAAAAGAATTTGCGAAATTTACGCGCTAAACTCAAGCCAGATAGGAAAAACAGAAATCGTTGCTGTTCGTTTTGGCAACGTTCTTGGCTCAAGTGGAAGCGTGATACCTAAATTTAAATCCCAAATCAAAGCAAACCACGCATTAAGCGTAACTCATCCAGATATAGTTCGTTACTTTATGCTAGTAAGCGAAGCATGTCAGCTCGTGCTTCAAGCAGCTTCGATTGCAAAGGGTGGTGAGCTTTTTGTGCTTGATATGGGCGAGCAAGTTAAGATAGTTGATTTGGCTAAAAAGATGCTTCAACTAGCCAACAAAGCTGAGCTTGGTATCGAGTTTGTCGGACTTAGACCAGGGGAAAAGCTTTATGAAGAGGTTTTAATCGATGAAAATGATAAAAAGACCGAATTTGAGTCTATTTTTGTAACGAGTTCTAGTAGTTATGATTTAGAAAAGCTAAATTTGCAGATTAAAGAAATTTTAAATTCTCAAGGCGATGAAGTTGCTTTAAAACTTAAAGAGATTGTGCCTGAATTTAACCACGCGCTTAATAAAAAGGAAAATTAG
- a CDS encoding alkylphosphonate utilization protein: protein MPKDANSNELNAGDSISVIKDLKLKGTSGIIKQGTKAKSIKLTSKDDEIECRLDKYGVVVLKTCFVKKI, encoded by the coding sequence GTGCCAAAAGATGCAAACTCAAACGAGCTAAATGCGGGCGATAGTATAAGTGTGATTAAGGATTTGAAGTTAAAAGGGACAAGCGGAATTATCAAGCAAGGCACAAAAGCAAAGAGCATAAAACTCACTTCAAAAGATGATGAAATCGAGTGCAGGCTTGATAAATACGGCGTTGTCGTGTTAAAAACTTGTTTTGTTAAAAAGATTTAA
- the pglE gene encoding UDP-N-acetylbacillosamine transaminase, which translates to MARIFLSPPNIGKNEELYVKKVFESNYIAPLGEYVNKFEDSIKAYCKVDDALALNAGTAALHLALRVLGIKDGDVVLASSFTFAASVNPILYERCEPVFIDCDESWNLSPELLKKAILTAPKKPKALIVTHLYGQAAKMDEIMEICDSENIAVIEDAAEALGGWYKTKALGTIGKMGALSFNGNKIITTSGGGMLIGQKELVEKARYYSTQAREPLLHYEHKDFGYNYRLSNVLGAIGVGQMEVLEQRVARKREIFELYKLNLANLDLEFMPEVEESRGNRWLTTLLFKQKNAHLKVIDALAKQDIESRPLWKPMHLQPLFKNALAVVDGTSEEYFERGICLPSGSDLKDEEIDKVCKIVKENI; encoded by the coding sequence ATGGCAAGAATTTTTCTTAGCCCCCCAAATATAGGAAAAAACGAAGAGCTATATGTAAAAAAAGTTTTTGAAAGCAACTATATAGCACCTCTTGGCGAGTATGTTAATAAATTTGAAGACAGTATAAAAGCTTATTGTAAAGTTGATGACGCTTTAGCATTAAATGCCGGTACAGCTGCGCTTCACTTAGCACTTCGTGTGCTTGGGATTAAAGATGGCGATGTTGTTTTAGCCTCTAGTTTTACCTTTGCAGCTTCGGTTAATCCCATCCTTTATGAAAGATGTGAGCCTGTGTTTATCGACTGCGATGAGAGTTGGAATTTAAGTCCAGAACTACTTAAAAAAGCGATTTTAACAGCACCTAAAAAACCAAAAGCTTTGATTGTTACTCATCTTTATGGGCAAGCTGCCAAGATGGATGAGATAATGGAAATTTGCGATAGTGAAAACATCGCAGTTATCGAAGATGCGGCTGAAGCACTTGGTGGCTGGTATAAAACTAAAGCTCTTGGAACAATCGGTAAAATGGGAGCTTTAAGCTTTAATGGTAACAAAATCATCACAACAAGTGGCGGCGGGATGTTGATCGGGCAAAAAGAGCTAGTAGAAAAAGCAAGGTATTATAGCACGCAAGCAAGAGAGCCGCTGCTTCACTATGAGCATAAAGATTTTGGATATAACTACCGCCTTAGCAATGTCTTAGGTGCGATTGGCGTTGGTCAAATGGAAGTTTTAGAGCAACGAGTTGCAAGAAAAAGAGAGATTTTTGAGCTTTATAAACTAAATTTAGCAAATTTAGACTTAGAATTTATGCCTGAAGTTGAAGAAAGCAGAGGCAACAGGTGGCTTACAACGCTTTTGTTTAAGCAAAAAAATGCCCACTTAAAAGTAATCGATGCTTTGGCAAAACAAGATATCGAAAGTCGCCCATTGTGGAAGCCGATGCATCTTCAGCCGTTGTTTAAAAACGCACTTGCAGTGGTTGATGGCACGAGCGAGGAGTATTTTGAGCGTGGAATTTGCTTACCAAGTGGAAGCGATTTAAAAGATGAAGAGATTGATAAAGTCTGTAAAATAGTCAAAGAAAATATATAA